The following proteins come from a genomic window of Micromonas commoda chromosome 2, complete sequence:
- a CDS encoding hypothetical protein (putative uncharacterized contains run domain), with the protein MGEGDVQADESPLARAANQLRIPLRERRKLSTAATEVAKSVADDEPARRSEREEILRALEGSAREVLAAAVRAQRAEESGEEPSTPVAEDNGHVERLCAAVQAALDHRACATCAGWGSGIGEMLRLDRLKIGGASDAARPPEARTAAAALEAFERDLEPASSRFNVFRPQAATGGRPGGSDDPSHQGDRVMSEARIKKHHSMPPPSTPAARVRGWIHRALNAGELANKLAALARRHDITRAGGHRNRCYDPGALIADEESASRLLGVCVGLSAVKFDLPTDAETLEALFSSVEVGSGGDDPDAVRDGSEVAGSNPAGGAGMFLNKTWGAVTAVGAGAVTGAAALGGHAATGVGALGGHAAAGVAAIGTGAHALGTGAVTGVATGVKTVGEGVKTVGEGALSGVYAGVRTVAGMWAPAPEEDDLLSDMRDVLAEEGVALLDERIDLGGGQGLVKS; encoded by the coding sequence GCTGGCTCGAGCCGCGAACCAGCTCCGCATCCCCttgcgcgagcgccgcaaGCTCTCCACGGCGGCCACCGAGGTGGCCaagtccgtcgccgacgatgaacccgcgcgacgctcggaaCGCGAGGAGATCTTGCGCGCGCTGGAAGGCTCCGCCAGGGAGGTgctggccgcggcggtgagggcgcagcgcgcggaggaaTCCGGGGAGGAGCCGAGCACGCCCGTGGCGGAGGATAACGGACACGTGGAGAGGctctgcgcggcggtgcaggcggcgctcgaccaCAGAGcctgcgcgacgtgcgccgggTGGGGCTCGGGCATCGGAGAGATGCTCCGACTCGACCGCCTGAAGATCGGCGgagcctccgacgccgcccgcccgcccgaggcgcgaaccgccgcggccgcgctcgaggcgttcgagCGCGACCTCGAACCGGCGTCCTCCCGGTTCAACGTCTTCCGGCCCCAAGCCGCGACCGGCGGGCGACCGGGGGGGAGCGACGACCCAAGTCATCAGGGGGACCGAGTGATGAGCGAGGCGAGGATAAAAAAACATCATTcaatgccgccgccgtcgacccccgcggcgagagtCCGCGGATGGATCCACCGCGCCCTCAACGCCGGCGAACTCGCGAACAAGctagccgcgctcgcgaggaggcACGACATCACACGCGCGGGAGGACACCGCAACCGGTGCTACGACcccggcgcgctcatcgccgacgaggaatCTGCGTCGCGACTCCTCGGCGTCTGCGTCGGCCTGAGCGCGGTCAAGTTCGACCtgccgacggacgcggagacgctcgaggcgctcttCTCTTCAGTAGAGGTTGGGAGTGGTGGTGACGACCCCGATGCGGTACGTGATGGGAGTGAGGTTGCCGGTTCGAAccccgccgggggcgcggggatgtTCCTGAACAAGACGtggggcgcggtgacggcggtgggcgccggcgcggtgacgggcgcggcggcgctcgggggcCACGCGGCGACCGGGGTGGGAGCGCTGGGAggccacgcggcggcgggggtggcggccatcggcaccggcgcccacgcgctcggcaccggcgccgtcaccggcgtcgccaccgggGTGAAGACGGTGGGCGAGGGGGTGAAGACGGTTGGGGAGGGCGCGCTCAGCGGCGTATACGCGGGGGTGCGAACGGTGGCTGGGATGtgggcacccgcgccggaggaggacgacttGCTGAGCGATATGCGAGACGtcctggcggaggagggggtggcgctcctcgacgagcggaTAGACCTCGGGGGCGGGCAGGGATTGGTTAAGAGTTGA
- a CDS encoding predicted protein, with the protein MGAVTAPGGSCGIDTSMRRWRTYGRTYARAVLPWQTASPAPPSRVSPSRGYDHASGRRDFGATVARSSKAAKMGRYPPVPHVDTHPLSRHARERAATDEDSMDVAALCASWRQSAGKPGAAVTLEVERMLRNDDADAAAAADASPSSLTLVDPDASSPHWRLLLTNKNENLYNAFALEVAACAPDSVGLATGLFASPSTPAAPTLARMAGLRAVVDPLATGEDLASLLDAVRALAVSIPPLPNGAPTPVALYHDCVARYTAVRNLGGDTAVRGGDTAVRASSPDVYASIGDVVSTWTPCGFKHGVYARFKNPNDPHTIEGLRDTLRFVVVELSRGYVFGLTTFAPAVYPPRCDWNRKPNNYSAGTRPEVAAAALNAVLAGGKGMHRGSIAAGRGEGSGRGWWGGGDEGGTGTASVVVDPCCGGGTILHAAWSRGYAAIGGDVNAQIVLNARGNIASFVPSMPAAHAVLAALDEVTSEAEDEVTSEDEVTSGLLAPPPRIHEADATAQSTNWVANASAWLGRHPDSVRVAAVVSNLPFGRNVSVGGKGGGGKWCTADADEYVPLLTALLPVAPRHAFVSGTPIAETMRAIGYQNVCEVPVCRFGRIFLAVAMGDDSQWPRGPLRPAVNFTTEQAIGAKATRGYVRNPDPDWVEARVGASVGATGGASTRRSAKPPLRIAIDTGYDQDSQRAVRSVAKQLAECIGVKRRALKVEPSQVDTTPVDVDLTFAGWRGVVAAHAADHFNADRWSEVRKDPRDVEDIFMRGGDGGGDGVDGVDGPPEGGAPTAKVVYLSPDAEEVLEDVEPGTVYVIGGIVDLAARGVAWSLPKANALGACARRLPVREHLPLVTNQILNIDTAMKVLCERYSGKEWGDALRAALPRRQQGERPARFNRPQRTAGDGDGDGDAAARALQSAEM; encoded by the coding sequence ATGGGAGCGGTGACCGCCCCGGGCGGGAGCTGCGGCATCGATACCAGCATGCGTAGGTGGCGAACGTACGGGCGAAcgtacgcgcgcgcggtgctgcCATGGCagaccgcgtcgcccgcgccgccgtcgcgcgtaTCCCCCTCGCGCGGCTACGACCACGCGTCGGGCCGCCGCGACTTCGGGGCGACCgtggcgcgctcctcgaaaGCTGCGAAGATGGGGAGGTATCCACCGGTGCCGCACGTGGATACGCATCCGCTCTcccgacacgcgcgcgagcgcgccgcgacggacgaggactCCATGGACGTCGCGGCTCTCTGCGCGTCGTGGCGCCAGAGCGCGGGCaagcccggcgcggccgtCACGCTCGAGGTGGAGCGAATGCTCcgaaacgacgacgccgacgccgccgccgccgccgacgcgtccccaTCCTCCTTGACGCTCGTCGACCCGgacgcctcctccccgcactggcgcctcctcctcaccAACAAGAACGAGAACCTCTACAACGccttcgcgctcgaggtggcCGCGTGCGCCCCAGACAgcgtcggcctcgcgacGGGTCTCTTCGCATCCCCCTCGacacccgccgccccgacgctTGCGCGCATGGCGGGActccgcgcggtcgtcgacccgctcgccaccggcgaAGACCTCGCatcgctcctcgacgccgttcgcgcgctgGCAGTGTCCATCCCGCCGCTTCCGAACGGCGCTCCGACGCCGGTGGCCTTGTACCACGACTGCGTGGCGAGATACACAGCTGTGCGTAATCTCGGCGgagacacagctgtgcgcggcggagacacagccgtgcgcgcgtcgagccctGACGTCTACGCGTCCATAGGCGACGTCgtgtcgacgtggacgccctGCGGGTTCAAGCACGGCGTGTACGCCCGGTTCAAGAACCCCAACGACCCACATACTATAGAGGGCCTCCGGGATACGCTtcgattcgtcgtcgtcgagttAAGTCGAGGGTACGTCTTCGGGCTCACGACGttcgcgccagctgtgtacccgccgcggtgcgatTGGAACAGGAAGCCGAACAACTacagcgcggggacgcggccggaggtggcggcggcggcgctcaacgcggtgctcgcgggcggGAAGGGGATGCATCGCGgatcgatcgcggcggggcgaggggaAGGATCGGGGAGAGGATGGTGGGGAGGAGGGGATGAAGGGGGGACTGGGACGGCGAGCGTCGTGGTGGATCCCTgttgcggcggcgggaccatCTTACACGCGGCTTGGAGTCGCGGgtacgccgccatcggcggcgacgtcaacgcGCAGATCGTGCTCAACGCGCGGGGGAACATCGCGAGCTTCGTGCCCTCGATgccggcggcgcacgccgtgCTGGCGGCTCTGGATGAGGTCACCTCCGAGGCAGAGGATGAGGTCACCTCGGAGGATGAGGTCACCTCCGGGCTCCtagccccgccgccgcggatccacgaggcggacgccaccgcTCAATCCACGAACTGGgtcgcgaacgcgtccgcgtggcTCGGGCGACACCCCGAttccgttcgcgtcgccgccgtggtgaGCAACCTTCCCTTTGGCCGAAACGTGTCGGTGGGCGGtaaaggcggcggcggtaagtggtgcaccgccgacgcggacgagtaCGTCCCGCTGCTCACCGCGCTGTTACCCGTGGCGCCGCGGCACGCGTTCGTGTCCGGGACGCCCATCGCGGagacgatgcgcgcgatcGGGTACCAAAACGTGTGCGAGGTTCCCGTGTGCCGATTCGGGCGAATCTTTCTCGCCGTGGCCATGGGCGACGACTCGCAGTGGCCGCGCGGCCCCCTACGCCCCGCCGTGAACTTCACCACGGAGCAGGCGATCggggcgaaggcgacgcgagggtaCGTGCGCAACCCCGACCCGGACTGGGTCGAGGCGAGAGTGGGCGCTTcggtcggcgcgacgggcggcgcttCAACCCGAAGGTCGGCCAAGCCCCCGCTGCGAATCGCCATCGACACCGGGTACGATCAGGACAGCCAACGCGCGGTGCGAAGCGTTGCGAAGCAGCTCGCCGAGTGCATAGGCGTcaagcggcgcgcgctcaagGTGGAACCCTCCCAGGTCGACACAACCCCGGTGGACGTGGATCTCACCTTTGCCGgctggcgcggcgtcgttgcggcgcacgcggcggatcACTTCAACGCCGACCGATGGTCCGAGGTGCGCAaagacccgcgcgacgtcgaggacatATTcatgcgcggcggcgacggcggcggcgacggggtggacggcgtggacgggcCACCTGAAGGAGGCGCACCTACCGCGAAGGTCGTGTACCTCTCcccggacgcggaggaggtttTGGAGGATGTGGAGCCCGGGACGGTGTACGTCatcggcggcatcgtcgacctcgcggcgcggggcgtggCTTGGAGTCTCCCGAAGGCAAACGCGctgggcgcgtgcgcgcggcgtttgCCCGTGCGCGAGCACCTCCCGCTCGTCACGAACCAGATCCTGAACATCGACACCGCGATGAAGGTGCTGTGCGAGAGGTACTCGGGGAAGGAGTGGGGggacgcgctccgcgcggcgttgcCCCGGCGGCAGCAGGGCGAGCGGCCGGCTCGATTTAACAGACCGCAGAGgaccgcgggggacggggacggggacggggacgccgcggcgagggcgctgcaGAGCGCTGAGATGTGA